A DNA window from Drosophila pseudoobscura strain MV-25-SWS-2005 chromosome 2, UCI_Dpse_MV25, whole genome shotgun sequence contains the following coding sequences:
- the Myo95E gene encoding uncharacterized protein Myo95E isoform X3, with translation MEQEIGTWDSVLLENLSEDNFINNIHQRYKRDHIYTYIGTSVVALNPYHHISEHSLDNVRNYGDKGIFQLPPHIYGLTNLAYQSLKDHSEDQCVLLTGESGAGKTETFKMIVNFLTHIQDRPLCHTPNVLRKQSSTSSASGMAVHAHRRASSSCSGTANFIICKNRAENTPAAAMARRQSPSPGPSQRSRTRDESIERQSRRNMREKIVDFDFSHHKSSENISTLIEAHAASSHHLHPTKSCFKHQQTQACTATATPPQKGATSNTSPKYAMLSYGGCRQCGHSKCIRAQSLEKEECGAGTESPMLLLRGSNSRLSSTTTAHQSNLNRGSCSNLVRQHSTESQPERDRDRHSLMGSTQRISLYDAHKLSKVLGELPPPPPPHPSSVSVSVSPTPSASSSLHRRHKSPTQRLRECVTCADVFLEAMGNACTLKNNNSSRYGKLFDIEIDFRGDPMGVHITHYSHYGHHHWRAKLSHILPITIGG, from the exons ATGGAACAGGAAATCGGCACCTGGGACTCGGTGCTGCTCGAGAATCTGTCCGAGgataattttataaataacaTTCACCAGCGCTATAAACGCGATCATATATAT ACCTACATTGGAACTTCTGTTGTGGCTCTGAATCCATATCATCACATATCCGAGCACTCGCTGGACAATGTCCGCAACTATGGCGACAAGGGCATCTTCCAGCTGCCTCCCCACAT CTACGGCCTCACCAACCTGGCCTACCAATCCCTCAAGGATCACAGCGAGGACCAGTGCGTGCTGCTCACGGGGGAGAGCGGTGCGGGAAAAACAGAGACATTTAAAATGATTGTCAACTTTCTGACTCACATACAGGATCGCCCGCTCTGCCACACTCCGAACGTCTTGCGCAAGCAATCTTCCACCAGCTCGGCCAGCGGAATGGCAGTTCACGCCCACAGGCGAGCCTCGAGCAGCTGTTCTGGCACTGCCAACTTTATTATTTGCAAGAACAGGGCCGAGAACACTCCGGCGGCGGCCATGGCACGTCGCCAGTCTCCGTCCCCTGGACCATCGCAGCGCTCGAGGACGCGTGACGAGAGCATTGAACGCCAGAGCAGGCGGAATATGCGTGAGAAGATCGTGGACTTTGATTTCTCACACCACAAGAGCAGCGAAAACATCAGCACACTAATCGAAGCGCATGCCGCCTCCTCACATCACTTGCATCCAACCAAGTCGTGCTTCAAGCACCAGCAGACTCAAGCctgcactgccactgccacaccgCCCCAAAAGGGGGCAACCAGCAACACATCGCCCAAGTATGCCATGCTCTCGTATGGCGGCTGTCGCCAGTGCGGCCACAGCAAATGCATACGCGCCCAGAGCCTAGAGAAAGAGGAATGCGGCGCCGGGACCGAGtcgccgatgctgctgctgcgcggCAGCAACAGTCGCTTATcatccaccaccaccgcccacCAAAGCAATCTGAATCGCGGTAGCTGCTCGAATCTGGTACGCCAGCACTCCACTGAGAGTCAGCCAGaacgggatcgggatcggcaCTCTCTGATGGGTTCCACGCAACGTATATCGCTGTACGATGCACACAAGCTAAGCAAAGTGCTTGGCGAGttgccgccaccaccgccgccgcatCCTAGCTCGGTTTCCGTCTCGGTGTCGCCTACGCCTTCGGCCAGCTCCTCTCTGCATCGACGCCACAAATCGCCTACACAACGACTGCGAGAATGCGTTACCTGTGCGGATGTCTTTCTAGAGGCCATGGGCAATGCCTGTACGCTGAAAAACAACAACTCCAGCCGATAT GGAAAACTGTTTgatattgaaattgattttagGGGCGATCCGATGGGAGTGCACATAACCCACT ACTCGCATTACGGACACCATCATTGGCGAGCGAAACTTTCACATATTCTACCAATTACTATTGGGGGCTGA
- the TBC1d7 gene encoding TBC1 domain family member 7, translated as MNTDERNFRSSYYEKCLINSVEENKSINKLLEDDIRNLNKLKQFCMNYTVPNVHRNHLWSLVMGILPLHKTSTDFVRDQRRDVYQDLLRAVSVLRCVDQKKELVMHTMWLMESNRLWQGGNANATMQADDMHFIEIVRTLLQIFTNDVETYWIAKGFYNYTRELKKECPKLKEQIQILLKREDLSLFNRLEQLGLFDSTSVLLDNWLITCFAGVICETVLVKIWDKVCGGSRKIVVFLFVELVKDIRYLILKESSLAEVKRLIETVEDPDGVIVNKAIKSLQINNSEVDYTH; from the exons ATGAACACCGACGAGCGCAATTTTCGATCAAGTTATTATGAGAAATGCTTGATCAACAGCGTCGAGGAGAACAAATCGATCAACAAGTTGCTTGAGGATGACATACGCAATTTGAACAAATTGAAGCAATTCTGTATGAACTACACTGTTCCGAATGTCCACCGAAACCATCTTTGGTCTCTTGTCATGGGCATATTACCGCTTCACAAGACATCCACGGACTTTGTACGCGATCAACGTCGGGATGTGTATCAGGATCTGCTGCGGGCTGTGTCCGTGCTGCGGTGTGTGGACCAAAAGAAGGAGCTGGTGATGCACACAATGTGGCTGATGGAATCGAATCGATTGTGGCAAGGGGGCAATGCGAATGCCACTATGCAGGCGGATGACATGCATTTCATTGAAATCGTGAGGACCCTTCTGCAAATTTTCACCAACGATGTGGAGACCTATTGGATAGCAAAAGGGTTCTACAACTACACGCGCGAGCTGAAAAAGGAATGCCCCAAACTAAAGGAGCAGATCCAAATCCTGCTCAAGCGCGAGGACCTCTCACTGTTCAA CCGCTTGGAGCAGCTGGGTCTATTCGACAGCACTTCGGTACTCCTGGATAACTGGCTTATCACCTGCTTTGCCGGCGTCATTTGTGAGACGGTGCTGGTCAAGATCTGGGACAAGGTGTGCGGGGGCTCGCGCAAAATTGTTGTGTTCCTCTTTGTGGAGCTAGTCAAGGACATAAGGTACCTGATTCTCAAGGAAAGTTCCCTAGCAGAGGTCAAAAGACTGATAGAAACG GTGGAGGATCCCGATGGTGTCATAGTTAACAAGGCCATCAAATCGCTGCAGATAAACAACAGCGAAGTCGACTACACGCATTAA
- the mRpS24 gene encoding 28S ribosomal protein S24, mitochondrial: protein MNFLKKLAPQMALAESQLHKSAALHTSAVCCRVQSGRYRITTKRNRPLTYEMANPPHFIGHRKSWNSWNTSTLKDSQRPSQTAIEDLFIRKFITGTWHALVCSEIIIKRQHNTIRVASIIRQGISPRKMYFLIGYTEELLSYWMQCPVTLELQTVADKKDVVFKYI from the exons ATGAACTTTCTGAAAAAG TTGGCGCCACAAATGGCGCTGGCCGAGTCGCAGCTCCACAAATCGGCGGCCCTGCACACCAGTGCCGTGTGTTGTCGCGTGCAGTCGGGCCGCTACCGCATAACCACAAAGCGGAACAGGCCGCTCACCTACGAAATGGCCAATCCACCGCATTTCATTGGACACCGCAAGTCCTGGAACTCGTGGAACACAT CGACCCTGAAGGACTCCCAGCGTCCGTCGCAAACGGCCATCGAGGATTTGTTCATAAGGAAGTTCATCACCGGCACTTGGCATGCGTTAGTCTGCTCCGAGATCATTATCAAGCGCCAACACAACACAATACGCGTCGCTTCGATCATCCGCCAGGGCAtcagtccacgcaaaatgtaTTTTCTTATTGGTTACACGGAGGAGCTGCTCTCCTACTGGATGCAATGCCCTGTCACGCTGGAGCTGCAAACGGTGGCCGACAAGAAGGACGTGGTCTTCAAATACATTTAG